Sequence from the Thermocoleostomius sinensis A174 genome:
TCCTTTCTGTTTTCGTTCACTGTAGCGATCAGTAAGATAATCGGTGTGTTCTCGTAGCAGCAATGTAAATTTGTAAAGTTCTTCCATTACATCAATCACACGATCGCGATAGGGCGAGTCTTTCATTGTTCCATCTTCGTTGAATTCTTGGTAAGCTTTGGCAACTGAGGATTGGTTAGGAATGGTGAACATCCGCATCCATCGTCCAAGTAATCGCATGGTATTAACTGCATTAAACGATTGTGATCCGCCACTAACTTGCATGACGGCTAACGTTCTGCCCTGTGTGGGCCGAACGGCTCCTAAACTGAGGGGAATCCAATCAATTTGGTTTTTCAAGATGCCTGTAATTTGACCGTGCATTTCCGGGCTTGACCACACTTGTCCTTCCGACCAAAGGCTTAATTCGCGCAATTCCTGTACTTTGGGGTGGGCATCTGGGACACTACCGTAAACGGGCAATTCACGTGGGTCAAAGAACTTCACCTCGGCTCCAAATTCCTCAATAATGCGGGCAGCTTCTTCAGCTAACAAACGACTATAGGAACGCTCGCGCAGGGAGCCATACAAAAACAGAATTCTGGGTCTGTGTTCAAGGGGCATCGCGTTTAACCTCGTTTAGAAATAATAGGCATGAATCAATTGGCAAAGATCCCGAATGATCATTGGGTGCAATCCTCAGATGTTCGATCGCACCAGACGGAAGGATCGGCTTTGCAGCAATCTTCTGTTAAAAACGCTAGCAATGCCCCAGTTCCTGCCCAATTGATGGAATAGAAGATCTGCCGCTGTACTCGCCAAGAACGCACCAAATTCGCTCGCTCAAGCTGAGCTAAATGGCGAGATAAGGTTGAAGGATTCGCAGCTAGGAGCGCCGCAATTTCTCCGGCAGGTAAACCAGAGGGTCCCGATCGTACCAGCAAACGATAGGCGGCAAGGCGGGTTTCTTGAGCCAGGGCTAGTAGCGCTTCGATCGCAGTTTTAGATTCCATTCTTTTAATTTAACATAGTTGCGCAATTATGCAAGTTTGCAATTGAAAAGTTGGCAGCAGGGCTACAGCTCTGCTGTGTTTTGCCAACGCCAGGCACAATGACCGGCAGTGTCACTAATTTAGGGGGGCGATCGGCTCTGGTGCTAGAGGCTCTGGTGCTAAGGGTTCCGGTTCGGCAAAATCCAAGGAAGAGGGATCTGGTGTGCTAAAGACAGGTTCTTCAAAGGGTTGTGGCTCAGGGTCCAATGGTTCTACTGGTTCCGCAGGTAGATCAAGGGGCAAATCAGCAGGCCGTTCTTCAGGCGCATCAAAGGATTCCGGTATTGTGGTTGGTTCGGGTTCTGGAGGGACGGGTTCAGTGGGAGATGTCAGTGCATCAAGTGGGTCGCTTCTTTGGTCAATCGGCCCAGGTTCTACAGCATCAGGGGAGGAGAGGGGTGTAGGTGTAGAGGAGTCTGCGGGAATTGGCGTCGAGTCTGGCGAGTCTGGCGTGGTAGTGGGTTCCGTAGCCGTCTGTGGCACTTCTGGTGCTTCTTCAGCGGTTTCAGTGGGTGCAGCAGGCAATTCCACCTCGGTGCGCTCGCCCCGCCGCCGCACTTCCCGGTTATAAGACGAGCCTTCGATCGTCATGTCTACTTCGATAGGAATAGCAGTGCCAGCACCCGCCCCATCAAACTCGTATTGTTGGCGAACTTGCTCCAATACTGCCTGATCCAAGTCTGAATTACCGCTAGACTCAATCAGCGTCACACCAATCACCCGCCCTTGCTCATCAGTTTCAGCCACTACCCGCACCCGCCCTTCTGCTCCTTCGGCCAAGGCGCTTTCAGGATAGTCAATTTTGGGACAACTGCGGCAACTCGCCGACCCGCCGCCTGCTCCCGCATCATTGTCACCACCAGGGGGATTAGGGCCTGTTGCCGTCGCATCC
This genomic interval carries:
- a CDS encoding TonB family protein, with protein sequence MTFSQTAAQQRAQEAKALKRFLTYSLVGSLGLHGVALLLKVNRPEMVERTTPEEILIVVSEPSDSPAEEMVETTELAELPEESAAPAAAPPPDTTTLLEEPIAPPEPIEPVAETPVEEPETLLDSVVPDPRPEPEPESQPDPPAAFTRPEPESAPDTEPRRSMQDILQELRRNRQRTSEAATNRDRPVGTESTPAPRPGNGTDADATATGPNPPGGDNDAGAGGGSASCRSCPKIDYPESALAEGAEGRVRVVAETDEQGRVIGVTLIESSGNSDLDQAVLEQVRQQYEFDGAGAGTAIPIEVDMTIEGSSYNREVRRRGERTEVELPAAPTETAEEAPEVPQTATEPTTTPDSPDSTPIPADSSTPTPLSSPDAVEPGPIDQRSDPLDALTSPTEPVPPEPEPTTIPESFDAPEERPADLPLDLPAEPVEPLDPEPQPFEEPVFSTPDPSSLDFAEPEPLAPEPLAPEPIAPLN
- a CDS encoding ArsR/SmtB family transcription factor, producing MESKTAIEALLALAQETRLAAYRLLVRSGPSGLPAGEIAALLAANPSTLSRHLAQLERANLVRSWRVQRQIFYSINWAGTGALLAFLTEDCCKADPSVWCDRTSEDCTQ
- the arsH gene encoding arsenical resistance protein ArsH, coding for MPLEHRPRILFLYGSLRERSYSRLLAEEAARIIEEFGAEVKFFDPRELPVYGSVPDAHPKVQELRELSLWSEGQVWSSPEMHGQITGILKNQIDWIPLSLGAVRPTQGRTLAVMQVSGGSQSFNAVNTMRLLGRWMRMFTIPNQSSVAKAYQEFNEDGTMKDSPYRDRVIDVMEELYKFTLLLREHTDYLTDRYSERKQKGIEESLQKISETINGVQLQKI